Proteins from one Ahaetulla prasina isolate Xishuangbanna chromosome 2, ASM2864084v1, whole genome shotgun sequence genomic window:
- the LOC131193495 gene encoding zinc finger protein 271-like — MTHKGEGPYECLYCGKSFSQKSDLVIHQKNHTGEKPYDCPDCGKSFQHNSKLVIHQRAHTGEKPYECLYCGKRFSQNCNLVKHQRTHTGEKPYECVDCGKSFKQNSNRLVHQRTHTGEKPFECPDCGKSFSYNSNLLKHQRSHTGDKPYECPDCDKDFNWNSDLVKHQKTHTGEKPYECLDCGKSFSRNSHLVEHQRIHTREKPYECPDCGKGFSRNSYLVVHQRNHTGEKMYECQVCGKSFSWKSELVKHQKTHKGEKPFQCLDCGKSFNWNSALMIHQRTHTGEKPYECLECGKSFIRNSDLMIHQRIHTGEKLYECPDCGKSFSQNSHLVIHQRTHTGEKPYDCMYCGKSFSHNSNRMKHQRTHTGEKPYECLECGKSFSQNSYLVKHQRIHTGDKRYECLECGKCFYRNYDLVIHWRTHTGEKPYECPDCGKDFSIRSNLINHVRLHTGEKPFKCPDCEQCFTRNSSLIAHKKFHVRENLMCVEES, encoded by the coding sequence ATGACTCACAAAGGAGAGGGACCATATGAGTGTctgtattgtgggaaaagtttcagtcaaaaATCCGACCTGGTAATACATCAGAAaaaccacacaggagagaaaccatatgactgtccagattgtgggaaaagttttcagCACAATTCCAAGCTAGTGATACACCAGAGggctcacacgggagagaaaccatatgagtgtctgtattgtgggaaacgtttcagtcagaattgtaacttggtgaaacaccagaggactcacacaggagaaaaaccttatgAGTGtgtggattgtgggaaaagtttcaaacAGAATTCCAACCGGCTtgtacaccagagaactcacacaggagagaaaccctttgaatgtcctgattgtgggaaaagtttcagttatAATTCCAACCTTCTGAAGCATCAGAGGTCTCACACTGGAGATAAACCGTATGAATGTCCAGATTGCGACAAAGATTTCAATTGGAACTCTGACTTGGTGAAACACCagaagactcacacaggagaaaaaccatatgagtgcctggattgtgggaaaagtttcagtcggaattcccacctggtggaaCACCAGAGAATTCACAcaagagagaaaccatatgagtgtcctgattgtgggaaaggtttctctCGGAATTCCTATCTAGTGGTACACCAGAGAAatcatacaggagagaaaatgTATGAGTGTCAagtgtgtgggaaaagtttcagttggAAGTCTGAACTGGTGAAGCACCAAAAGACTCACAAAGGGGAGAAACCATTTCAGTGTCTGGATTGTGGTAAAAGTTTCAATTGGAATTCTGCTCtgatgatacaccagaggactcacacaggagaaaaaccctatgAGTGTCTCgaatgtgggaaaagtttcattcgAAATTCCGACTtgatgatacaccagaggattcacacaggagagaaactgtatgagtgtccggattgtggaaaaagtttcagtcagaattctcaCCTGgttatacaccagaggactcacacgggagagaaaccatatgactgtatgtattgtgggaaaagtttcagtcataattccaaCCggatgaaacaccagaggactcacacaggagaaaaaccctatgAATGTCtcgagtgtgggaaaagtttcagtcagaattcgtACCTGGTGAAGCACCAGAGAATTCACACAGGAGATAAacgatatgagtgtctggagtgtgggaaatgtttctaTCGGAATTACGACTTGGTGATACACtggaggactcacacaggggagaaaccatatgagtgtccagattgtgggaaagatttcagtATTAGATCTAACCTTATAAACCATGTTAGGttacacacaggggagaagccattcaAATGCCCAGATTGTGAACAGTGTTTCACACGGAACTCCTCTCTTATTGCACACAAAAAATTCCACGTGAGGGAAAATTTGATGTGTGTAGAGGAATCTTGA
- the LOC131193500 gene encoding zinc finger protein 850-like isoform X2, giving the protein MVHGRTHTGEKLYQCSQCGKRFSIHSNLVRHQRTHTGEKLFECPVCGKSFSQNSHLVEHQTTHTGEKPYKCPVCGKSFSLNSNLVIHQRTHTGEKPYQCLDCGKRFSQSSYLVKHQRIHTGEKPYGCLDCGKSFRQNSQLVEHHRTHTGEKPYKCPVCGKSFSLNSCLVIHQRTHTGVKPFQCPDCGKSFSQNSNLMIHQRIHTGEKPYQCLDCGKSFSQNSHLVKHQRTHTGEKPYECLDCGKSFSWNSNLVEHHRTHTGEKPYKCSDCGKSFSQNSCLVIHKRTHTGEKPYECSECGKGFSCKSELGKHQKTHTGEKPYECLYCGKTFSKNSNLVIHQRTHTGEKPYQCPDCGKGFRQNSHLVEHQRTHTGEKPYECPDCGKDFSSSFSQNSDLVIHQRTHVGERPYECPDCGKSFKENFKLVIHRRIHTGEKPYECPDCGKGFNWNSELEVHQRTHTGEKPYECPDCGKGFSRNSNLVKHQRTHTGEKPYECHDCGKSFSHNSYLVRHQRTHTGERPYECPDCGKGFNMNSELVIHQRIHTGEKPYKCLECGKRFIQTSHLIIHQRIHTGEKPYDCPYCEKRFTRNSDMVIHQRTHTGEKPYKCADCGKHFTRNSDMVKHQKTHTEEKPYKCCDCGKSFSQNSYLVKHQRTHMGEKPYKCGDCEESFHRNSHLAVHQRTHTGDKLYQCPDCGKSFTRNSNLVMHQLTHTGEKLYECLFCGKSFFRNDNLVIHQRTHTGEKPYECPDCGKNFTQTSHLVRHQKTHTGKKPYECLDCGKRFSWNFHLVIHQKTHIGEKLYECPECGKKFSCKSELVKHQKTHKEKRVYDCPDCGKSFLHKSKLVLHQRTHTGEKPYKCLDCGKCFFRNYDLVIHRRTHTGEKPYVCLDCGKSFCRNYDLVIHRRTHTGEKPYECPDCGKGFSTRTSLLNHVRLHIGE; this is encoded by the exons ATGGTTCATGGAAGAACCCATACTGGAGAGAAGCTCTACCAATGCTCCCAATGTGGCAAAAGATTTAGCATTCATTCCaatctggtgagacaccagaggactcacactggagagaaactatttgaatgtcctgtttgtgggaaaagtttcagtcaaaaTTCCCACCTGGTGGAACACCAGAcgacacacacaggagagaaaccatataaatgtcctgtttgtgggaaaagtttcagtctgaattccaacctggtgatacaccagagaactcacacaggagaaaaaccatatcagTGCCTGGATTGTGGGAAACGTTTCAGTCAGAGTTCCTACCTAGTGAAACACCAGagaattcacacaggagaaaaaccgtatgggtgcctggattgtgggaaaagtttcagacaGAATTCCCAGCTGGTAGAACACCAcaggacacacacaggagagaaaccgtataaatgtcctgtttgtgggaaaagtttcagtcttaATTCCTGCCTGGtcatacaccagagaactcacacaggagtaAAACCATTTCAatgtccggattgtgggaaaagtttcagtcagaattccaacctgatgatacaccagagaattcacactggagaaaaaccGTATCAGTgtctggattgtgggaaaagtttcagtcagaattcccatctggtgaaacaccagaggactcacacaggagaaaaaccgtatgagtgcttggattgtgggaaaagtttcagttggAATTCCAACCTAGTGGAACACCACAGGACACATACgggagagaaaccgtataaatgtagtgattgtgggaaaagtttcagtcagaattcctgcCTGGTGATACacaagaggactcacacaggagaaaaaccgtatgaGTGTTCAgaatgtgggaaaggtttcagttgCAAGTCTGAACTTGGGAAGCACCAgaaaactcacacaggagagaaaccatatgagtgtctgtaTTGTGGGAAAACTTTCAGTAAGAATTCCAatttggtgatacaccagagaacccacacaggagaaaaaccatatcagtgtccagattgtggaaaAGGTTTCAGGCAGAATTCCCATCTAGtggaacaccagaggactcacacaggagagaaaccgtatgaatGTCCGGATTGCGGGAAAGATTTCAGTAGTAG cttcTCTCAAAATTCTGACCTGGtgatacatcagaggactcaTGTGGGAGAGAGACCATATGAAtgcccagattgtgggaaaagcttcaaGGAGAATTTCAAGCTCGTAATACAtcggaggattcacacaggagaaaaaccatatgagtgcccagattgtgggaaaggtttcaattGGAATTCTGAGTTGGaagtacaccagaggactcacacaggagaaaaaccatatgagtgtcctgattgtgggaaaggtttctctCGGAATTCTAACCTGGtgaaacatcagaggactcacacaggagagaaaccatatgaatgtcatgattgtgggaaaagtttcagtcataattcgtacctggtgagacaccagaggactcacacgggagagaGACCATATGAATGTCCAGATTGTGGAAAAGGATTCAATATGAATTCTGAGCTGGTGATAcatcagaggattcacacaggagaaaaaccatataagtGTCTGGAGTGTGGTAAACGTTTCATTCAAACTTCCCACCTGAttatacaccagaggattcacacaggagagaaaccatatgactgTCCATATTGTGAGAAACGTTTCACTCGGAATTCTGacatggtgatacaccagaggacccacacgggagagaaaccatataagtgtgCAGATTGTGGGAAACATTTCACTCGGAATTCTGACATGGTGAAACATCAGAAGACACATACagaagagaaaccatataaatgttgtgattgtggaaaaagtttcagtcagaattcctacctggtgaaacatcagaggactcacatgggagagaaaccatataagtgtgGAGATTGTGAGGAAAGCTTCCATCGGAATTCTCACCTGGCggtacaccagagaactcacacaggagacaaACTGTATCAGTGTCCGGATTGTGGTAAAAGTTTCACTCGGAATTCTAACCTGGTGATGCACCAgttgactcacacaggagaaaaattaTATGAGTGTCtgttttgtgggaaaagtttctttCGGAATGACAACTTGGTGattcaccagaggactcacacgggagagaaaccatatgagtgtcctgattgtgggaaaaatttCACTCAGACCTCccacctggtgagacaccagaaaACTCACACAGGAAAAAAACCCTATGAGTGCCTTGATTGTGGGAAAAGATTCAGTTGGAATTTCCACTTGGTGATACACCAGAAGACTCACATAGGAGAGAAACTGTATGAATGTCCAGAGTGTGGAAAAAAATTCAGTTGCAAGTCTgaactggtgaaacaccagaaaaCTCACAAAGAAAAGAGAGTGTATGAttgtccggattgtgggaaaagttttctgCATAAATCCAAGCTGGTgctacatcagaggactcacacaggagagaaaccgtataagTGTCTTGACTGTGGGAAATGTTTCTTTCGGAATTATGATTTGGTGATACACCGAAGGACTCACACAGGCGAAAAACCATATGTGTGTCTTGACTGTGGGAAATCTTTCTGTCGGAATTATGACTTGGTGATACACcgaaggactcacacaggagagaaaccatatgagtgtccagattgtgggaaaggtttcagtaCTAGGACTAGCCTTCTAAATCATGTAAGGTTACACATAGGAGAATAA
- the LOC131193500 gene encoding zinc finger and SCAN domain-containing protein 2-like isoform X1 has product MVHGRTHTGEKLYQCSQCGKRFSIHSNLVRHQRTHTGEKLFECPVCGKSFSQNSHLVEHQTTHTGEKPYKCPVCGKSFSLNSNLVIHQRTHTGEKPYQCLDCGKRFSQSSYLVKHQRIHTGEKPYGCLDCGKSFRQNSQLVEHHRTHTGEKPYKCPVCGKSFSLNSCLVIHQRTHTGVKPFQCPDCGKSFSQNSNLMIHQRIHTGEKPYQCLDCGKSFSQNSHLVKHQRTHTGEKPYECLDCGKSFSWNSNLVEHHRTHTGEKPYKCSDCGKSFSQNSCLVIHKRTHTGEKPYECSECGKGFSCKSELGKHQKTHTGEKPYECLYCGKTFSKNSNLVIHQRTHTGEKPYQCPDCGKGFRQNSHLVEHQRTHTGEKPYECPDCGKDFSSRSSLINHVRLHIGE; this is encoded by the coding sequence ATGGTTCATGGAAGAACCCATACTGGAGAGAAGCTCTACCAATGCTCCCAATGTGGCAAAAGATTTAGCATTCATTCCaatctggtgagacaccagaggactcacactggagagaaactatttgaatgtcctgtttgtgggaaaagtttcagtcaaaaTTCCCACCTGGTGGAACACCAGAcgacacacacaggagagaaaccatataaatgtcctgtttgtgggaaaagtttcagtctgaattccaacctggtgatacaccagagaactcacacaggagaaaaaccatatcagTGCCTGGATTGTGGGAAACGTTTCAGTCAGAGTTCCTACCTAGTGAAACACCAGagaattcacacaggagaaaaaccgtatgggtgcctggattgtgggaaaagtttcagacaGAATTCCCAGCTGGTAGAACACCAcaggacacacacaggagagaaaccgtataaatgtcctgtttgtgggaaaagtttcagtcttaATTCCTGCCTGGtcatacaccagagaactcacacaggagtaAAACCATTTCAatgtccggattgtgggaaaagtttcagtcagaattccaacctgatgatacaccagagaattcacactggagaaaaaccGTATCAGTgtctggattgtgggaaaagtttcagtcagaattcccatctggtgaaacaccagaggactcacacaggagaaaaaccgtatgagtgcttggattgtgggaaaagtttcagttggAATTCCAACCTAGTGGAACACCACAGGACACATACgggagagaaaccgtataaatgtagtgattgtgggaaaagtttcagtcagaattcctgcCTGGTGATACacaagaggactcacacaggagaaaaaccgtatgaGTGTTCAgaatgtgggaaaggtttcagttgCAAGTCTGAACTTGGGAAGCACCAgaaaactcacacaggagagaaaccatatgagtgtctgtaTTGTGGGAAAACTTTCAGTAAGAATTCCAatttggtgatacaccagagaacccacacaggagaaaaaccatatcagtgtccagattgtggaaaAGGTTTCAGGCAGAATTCCCATCTAGtggaacaccagaggactcacacaggagagaaaccgtatgaatGTCCGGATTGCGGGAAAGATTTCAGTAGTAGGTCTAGCCTTATAAATCATGTAAGGTTACACATAGGGGAGTAA